A stretch of the Osmerus mordax isolate fOsmMor3 chromosome 12, fOsmMor3.pri, whole genome shotgun sequence genome encodes the following:
- the slc43a1a gene encoding solute carrier family 43 member 1a: protein MAPSLALAYGRRWWMAVTAVLENLLCSAVLLGWGSLLIMLKREGFYSHLCLEENDTVVANGTEWNTEEWLSCVEQEEMLNLGFTIGSFLLSAATLPLGILMDKYGPRPLRLLGSFCFGLSCAIMSLSSYDPSVFSALIFLALSFNGFGGICLTFTSLTLPNMFGSLSSTIMSLMIGSYASSAVTFPGVKLIYDAGVSFQVIMWVWTGLAGFVFLNCFLNWPVEGFPTPDEVDYRKQFSLPVGAAGEGKVVGEKLSQKNGDVRHSLEKLPEASDAQNATPFRMSVFSPIFLWSLITMGMSQLRIIFFMGAMNKMLEFQVTHGDPHPSEVIAHEAQKKVDFYSSIFGTLQLLCLVTCPLIGYIMDWKMKECKEEKNGVTEKKQPLRDAKIQKLTNAMRAFLLTNLLLLVFGILCLIDNLPLQILTFILHTMVRGFIHSCCGGLYAAVYPSNHFGTLTGLQSMISALFALLQQPLFILMVGTLNGDAYWINLGMLIFSLAGFLLPGYLFYHRRCLIQQKVAREEQTIGQEKEALNHSETNGYKHHGNGHSI from the exons ATGGCGCCCTCGCTCGCGCTGGCCTACGGGAGGCGTTGGTGGATGGCCGTGACGGCGGTGCTGGAGAACCTGCTGTGTTCGGCCGTGCTGCTGGGCTGGGGCTCCCTGCTCATCATGCTGAAGAGGGAGGGCTTCTACTCACACCTCTGCTTAG aGGAAAACGACACCGTTGTCGCTAATGGGACCGAGTGGAATACGGAGGAGTGGCTCAGCTGCGTGGAACAGGAAGAGATGCTGAATCTGGGCTTCACCATTggctccttcctcctcagcGCCGCCACCCTGCCCCTCGGCATCCTCATGGACAAGTACGGGCCACGCCCCCTGCGTCTTCTCGGCAG CTTCTGTTTTGGTCTCTCCTGTGCCATTATGTCACTGTCGTCCTATGACCCTAGTG TCTTCTCCGCTCTcatcttcctcgctctctccttcaacGGCTTCGGAGGAATCTGCCTGACCTTCACCTCCCTCACG CTGCCCAACATGTTTGGCAGTCTGAGCTCcaccatcatgtctctgatgatTGGCTCCTACGCCTCCTCCGCCGTTACCTTCCCTGGAGTCAAG CTGATCTACGATGCGGGCGTGTCGTTCCAAGTGATCATGTGGGTGTGGACGGGGCTAGCTGGCTTCGTGTTCCTCAACTGCTTCCTGAACTGGCCCGTGGAGGGCTTCCCCACGCCCGATGAGGTCGACTACAG GAAGCAGTTCTCCCTGCCTGTCGGCGCTGCCGGAGAGGGGAAGGTGGTCGGGGAGAAGCTCAGCCAGAAGAACGGAGACGTGAGGCATTCCTTGGAGAAGCTCCCCGAAGCGTCAGACGCACAGA acgCCACCCCATTCCGCATGTCTGTCTTCTCGCCCATATTCCTGTGGAGTCTGATCACCATGGGGATGTCCCAGCTGCGCATCATCTTCTTTATGGGCGCCATGAACAAGATGCTGGAGTTCCAGGTCACCCACGGCGACCCCCACC CCTCCGAGGTCATCGCCCATGAAGCACAGAAGAAAG tgGATTTCTATTCGTCCATCTTTGGCACCCTGCAGCTGCTCTGTCTGGTCACCTGCCCTCTGATTGGCTACATCATGGACTGGAAGATGAAGGAGTGCAAAGAGGAAAAGAACGGCGTGACGGAGAAGAa GCAGCCGCTGAGAGACGCCAAAATCCAGAAGCTGACCAACGCCATGAGGGCCTTCCTCCTCAccaacctgctgctgctggtcttTGGCATACTCTGCCTCATAGACAACCTGCccctacag ATCCTGACTTTCATCCTGCACACCATGGTCAGGGGCTTCATCCACTCCTGCTGTGGAGGCCTGTACGCAGCTGT GTATCCCTCCAACCACTTTGGGACTCTGACGGGGCTCCAGTCGATGATCAGCGCTCTGTTCgctctgctgcagcagcccctcTTCATCCTCATGGTGGGAACACTGAACGGGGACGCCTACTGG ATTAACCTGGGGATGCTCATCTTCTCATTGGCTGGCTTCCTGTTGCCTGGATACCTGTTCTACCATCGCAGATGCCTGATACAGCAGAAGGTGGCCCGAGAGGAGCAGACCATTGGCCAGGAGAAAGAGGCTCTAAACCACTCAGAGACCAACGGCTACAAACATCATGGCAACGGACACAGCATCTAG
- the ssrp1a gene encoding LOW QUALITY PROTEIN: FACT complex subunit SSRP1a (The sequence of the model RefSeq protein was modified relative to this genomic sequence to represent the inferred CDS: inserted 2 bases in 2 codons; deleted 5 bases in 4 codons; substituted 1 base at 1 genomic stop codon) codes for MGDTLEFNDIYQEMKDPGSNDGRLRFSKQNVVNKSSKTGKVDNIPALELSQAQWRRVCLGHGIKLVTSTGHIYKYDGFRDTDFEKISEFFKTNYKVELSEKDMCVKGWNWGTAKFTGKLLSFDVERQLCVXDPLSSVSQCATSKNEVTLEFHQNDDAEVSLMEVRFYVPPGTGDEGQDPVEAFADNVRSKADVIQATGDAVCVFKELQCLTPRGRYDIRIYPXFLHLHGKTFDYKIPYTTVLRLFLLPHKDQRQMFFVISLDPPIKQGQTRYHFLILLFSKEEDISLTLNMSEEDVERKYEGKLSKNMSGSLYEMVSRVMKALVNRKITVPGNFQGHSGAQCITCSYKASSGLLYPXERGFIYVHKPPVHLRFEEISCVNFARGTTHTRSFDFEIETKQGNQYTFSSIEREEYGKLFDFVNAKKLNIKNRGFKEGIKGKNNEYSDSDEDQHDAYLERMKAEGKIREEGDDSDESDGETDESFNPGEESDVAEEYDSNASESESSGGDSDEEGKKKKEAKKPKVVKEKKARKPRKEKKQKDAGAPKRPMSAYMLWLNSSRERIKADHPGISITEISKKAGEMWKQITKEKKEEWDGKAEEAKKQYEKAMKEYRESGGGSSAPAKKDSKKKGAKKEDKKRKPAGGEKEKERGGGNDSFKSREFISSEESSSESDSGRKKAKSKAKSKESDEEEEVLSTPPSSDQDSD; via the exons ATGGGAGATACGCTGGAGTTCAACGACATCTACCAGGAGATGAAGGATCCTGGGTCG aATGATGGCCGTCTGCGCTTCAGTAAGCAGAACGTGGTG AACAAGAGCAGCAAGACAGGCAAGGTGGACAACATCCCTGCTCTGGAGCTCAGCCAAGCCCAgtggaggcgtgtgtgtctgggtcaCGGCATCAAGCTGGTCACCAGCACCGGACACATCTACAAATACGATGGCTTCAGGGacacg GACTTTGAGAAGATCTCTGAGTTCTTCAAGACCAACTACAAGGTGGAGTTGTCAGAGAAGGACATGTGCGTCAAGGGCTGGAACTGGGGCACTGCCAAGTTCACAGGTAAAC TGCTGTCGTTCGACGTTGAGCGACAGCTCTGTGTTTGAGATCCCCTGTCCAGCGTGTCCCAGTGTGCCACCAGCAAGAACGAGGTGACCCTGGAGTTCCACCAGAACGACGACGCAGAGGTCTCGCTCATGGAGGTCCGCTTCTACGTGCCGCCCGGCACCGGCGACGAGGGCCAGGACCCCGTGGAG GCGTTTGCAGACAAC GTGCGCTCCAAGGCGGACGTCATCCAGGCCACGGGCGACGCCGTGTGCGTCTTCAAAGAGCTGCAGTGTCTCACGCCCCGAGGAAG gtATGATATCCGTATCTATC CGTTCCTCCACCTCCACGGTAAGACGTTTGACTACAAGATC CCCTACACCACCGTGCTCCGCCTCTTCCTGCTGCCTCACAAGGACCAGAGGCAGATGTTCTTCGTG atcaGTCTGGATCCCCCCATCAAGCAGGGCCAGACCCGATACcatttcctcatcctcctcttc tccaagGAAGAAGACATCAGCCTCACCCTCAACATGAGCGA ggaGGATGTGGAGAGGAAGTATGAGGGAAAGCTCAGTAAGAACATGTCCGGCTCCCTCTATGAGATGGTCAGCAGGGTCATGAAGGCCCTGGTCAACAGGAAGATCACCGTGCCCGGAAACTTCCAGGG ccacTCGGGGGCCCAGTGCATCACCTGCTCCTACAAAGCGTCGTCGGGCCTGCTCTACC TGGAGAGGGGCTTCATCTACGTGCACAAGCCCCCCGTGCACCTGCGCTTCGAGGAGATTTCCTGCGTGAACTTCGCCCGCGGCACCACCCACACGCGCTCCTTCGACTTTGAGATCGAGACCAAGCAGGGCAACCAGTACACCTTCAGCAGCATCGAGAG ggaAGAGTACGGCAAGCtctttgactttgtcaacgcCAAGAAGCTCAACATCAAGAACCGAGGCTTCAAAGAG GGCATCAAGGGTAAGAACAATGAGTACAGCGACTCGGACGAGGACCAGCACGACGCCTACCTGGAGAGGATGAAGGCCGAGGGGAAGATTAGGGAGGAGGGCGACGACAGCGACGAATCGGACGGCGAGACCG ACGAGTCGTTcaaccctggagaggagagtgatGTCGCTGAGGA gtACGACAGCAACGCGTCCGAGAGCGAGAGCAGCGGAGGGGACAGCGACGAGGAgggcaagaagaagaaggaggccaAGAAGCCCAAGGTGGTGAAGGAGAAGAAGGCGAGGAAACCTcgcaaggag aaGAAGCAGAAGGACGCCGGCGCCCCCAAGAGGCCGATGAGCGCCTACATGCTGTGGCTGAACTCCAGCCGGGAGCGCATCAAGGCGGACCACCCCGGCATCTCCATCACAGAGATCTCCAAGAAGGCCGGAGAGATGTGGAAGCAGATCaccaaggagaagaaggag GAGTGGGATGGCAAGGCAGAGGAGGCTAAGAAGCAGTATGAGAAAGCCATGAAGGAGTACAGAGAGAGCGGTGGGGGGTCCTCGGCTCCTGCCAAgaa GGACAGCAAGAAGAAGGGAGCCAAGAAGGAAGACAAGAAGAGGAAGCCGGCCggcggggagaaggagaaggagcgaGGAGGTGGGAACGACAGCTTCAAGAGCCGCGAGTTCATTTCCAGCGAGGAGAGCTCCTCTGAGTCCGACTCTGGCCGCAAGAAGGCCAAGAGCAAGGCCAAGAGCAAG gagtctgatgaagaggaagaggtgttGTCCACGCCCCCCAGCTCAGACCAGGACTCagactga
- the p2rx3a gene encoding P2X purinoceptor 3a translates to MCRMASMMWGCVTDFFTYETTKSVVVKSWSVGIVNRVVQLLIIIYFVCWVFLHEKAYQVTDTGIESSVMTKVKGFGKLNGRVVDVADYVVPTQGESIFCIITKQIVTEKQQQGFCKERSKKYSCATSADCEKFIGSYLGNGLITGNCTKGQNESRGKCEIEGWCPPENDAPKSRPTLDVENFTIFIKNSVRFPLFNVTRGNFPPSMNKSYIMNCTYHPQDHPLCPIFRVGDVLNYTGQNTSTLSEGGEIGINIGWTCDLDQSIEKCKPSYSFTRLDKVFETNTISKGYNFRYAKYYQTENGTEFRTLHKAFAIRFDILVTGNAGKFNTVPTLINIVAAFTSVGLGTVLCDIILLNFLKGADQYKAKKFEEVSGSPTSDPMSQNNGGQLSIKREERSEDSGAVSIDQMVLHHQPGHTHTHSF, encoded by the exons ATGTGCAGGATGGCCTCGATGATGTGGGGTTGTGTGACTGACTTCTTCACCTACGAGACCACCAAGTCTGTGGTGGTGAAGAGCTGGTCTGTCGGGATCGTCAACCGCGTCGTTCAACTGCTCATCATCATCTACTTTGTCTG CTGGGTCTTCCTGCATGAGAAGGCCTACCAGGTGACAGACACAGGCATCGAATCCTCGGTCATGACCAAGGTGAAGGGCTTCGGTAAACTCAATGGACGTGTGGTGGATGTGGCAGACTATGTGGTGCCGACACAG GGTGAGTCCATCTTCTGTATCATCACCAAGCAGATCGTCACAGAAAAACAGCAACAGGGCTTCTGCAAAGAG CGTTCCAAGAAATATTCCTGCGCCACAAGTGCAGACTGTGAAAAATTCATCGGTTCATATCTGGGAAATG gCCTGATCACAGGGAACTGTACGAAAGGTCAGAATGAGTCAAGAGGCAAGTGTGAGATCGAGGGCTGGTGTCCACCAGAGAATGACGCCCCCAAAAG tcGGCCGACACTAGATGTCGAGAACTTCACTATCTTCATCAAGAACAGTGTCCGCTTCCCTCTCTTCAATGTCACcag agggAACTTCCCCCCCTCCATGAATAAGAGCTACATCATGAACTGTACCTACCACCCCCAGGACCACCCCTTGTGCCCCATCTTCCGAGTGGGAGATGTGCTGAACTACACCGGCCAGaatacctccaccctctctgaa ggtgGAGAGATCGGGATTAACATAGGCTGGACGTGTGATTTGGATCAATCTATAGAAAAATGTAAGCCTTCTTACTCCTTCACACGACTGGACAAGGTGTTTGAGACCAACACCATTTCCAAAGGCTACAACTTCAGATACGCCAAATATTACCAGACAGAGAACGGCACCGAGTTCCGGACCCTTCACAAGGCCTTCGCCATCCGCTTTGACATCCTGGTAACTGGGAAT GCTGGGAAGTTCAACACGGTTCCCACTCTGATCAACATCGTGGCAGCCTTCACCTCAGTCGGACTG GGTACGGTGCTGTGTGACATCATCCTTCTGAACTTCCTGAAGGGGGCGGACCAGTACAAGGCCAAGAAGTTTGAGGAA GTCTCTGGCTCaccgacctctgaccccatgTCTCAGAACAACGGCGgccagctgtcaatcaaacgGGAGGAAAGATCTGAGGACTCGGGTGCTGTGTCCATCGACCAGATGGTGTTACATCATCagccgggacacacacacacacactccttctag
- the zgc:113229 gene encoding uncharacterized protein zgc:113229 produces MSQPRSPQDTQALLQSMLQRLKLQPATDTQRRQSPLSPTSDTQDPGKDGERSPSLRTKLAGNIGSNGDVGLSPVDDVSRAMGAGKGGGASRHTLRKWDSRDEFAIPDFGSKVTGFKDAPGQWRARAVPSRDVDLVSQPLSGSQGVSPPSHVMGSGWSEQPLTPVVAPPGRECLAGGTNGHPTQTSTGGDVTPCRKQEEEVPQLKSRRLKFPLRGRGSDKRQSRAGVRGGSGREARGGEDKGKGESEVGAEGEERSESAVGDQTRGQEGLSKDAGVLNDGPDAGEVPRARPGAAHLTSPPFNKDSCTVVAEGTESSRTSSLKQSESGFTPRVYVWSLGSANPGLDTGSPVESGAFGNRGLNNVMGVFLANQGTAESSLVAAKKKKRLSERSTKRWTLNIMDRWRESRGSLGKREKKDKGITEGKIHQLVAEADITELSNDKGAQLSQGPIREVQGEAPPTGSERGITEGHVRPSSDSDFGLGSFSLLDEILTGQEWAQFLSPTQTDVPTYQRLSEFESHRLGTNQTIQSQDTDQSSLNLSRESKPGTANPQGNLGPMDQVPNRDTAHMSTDVSMDISEPSQIFKQHGEVEVIQSEPMEHSDVQSQLSRDEMRTNPVLRTDLFVNKPGGDPHISSQRNQIPPNRKRVYLSQERVTEREGKKEEQRDRGREDRNGESVKEGTTSQAQQEVGSRDDQSVIMPLYPLCPPSLSPSSSSPSPARRYRGILKHSGSRDSMETVTKKRRLDDILHVRFAEEVVAIEPRELVLEDHDPDEEEESAWTQDEESEDEEEEDSGMQEEQEVVPVPAPARPSLSAWVSALKIKKSGRKPKQ; encoded by the exons ATGTCTCAGCCCCGCTCCCCCCAGGACACCCAGGCCCTGCTCCAGTCCATGCTCCAGAGGCTGAAGCTCCAGCCGGCCACCGACACCCAGCGACGGCAGAGCCCCCTCAGCCCCACCTCAGACACCCAGGACCCGggcaaggatggagagaggtccCCCTCTCTCCGGACAAAACTAGCAGGAAACATCGGCAGCAACGGGGACGTGGGGCTGTCTCCCGTTGATGATGTCAGCCGGGCTATGGGTGCAGGGAAAGGGGGCGGTGCCAGCAGGCACACGTTAAGGAAATGGGACTCCAGGGATGAGTTTGCGATTCCGGACTTTGGCTCTAAGGTGACTGGCTTTAAGGACGCTCCAGGTCAGTGGCGGGCCCGCGCTGTGCCTAGCAGGGACGTTGACCTGGTGTCCCAGCCTCTTTCTGGGTCTCAGGGTGTCTCCCCCCCGAGTCATGTGATGGGGAGCGGATGGTCGGAACAGCCTCTGACTCCTGTCGTTGCCCCTCCAGGTAGGGAATGTTTGGCGGGTGGCACAAACGGACACCCGACACAGACTTCCACTGGGGGGGACGTCACTCCCTGTaggaagcaggaagaggaagttccTCAGCTGAAGAGCAGGAGGCTGAAGTTTCCTCTCAGGGGGCGTGGCTCTGACAAGCGACAGTCACGGGCAGGGGTACGAGGTGGGTCAGGGAGGGAagcgagagggggggaggacaagggaaagggggagagtgaggtgggggcagagggtgaggagaggagtgagtcgGCTGTTGGAGACCAGACCAGGGGTCAGGAGGGGCTGTCAAAGGATGCTGGAGTTCTGAATGATGGCCCCGATGCTGGGGAAGTGCCACGTGCACGTCCAGGAGCTGCACATTTGACCTCACCGCCTTTCAATAAGGACAGCTGCACTGTGGTTGCTGAAGGCACTGAGAGCTCTAGAACTTCCTCCCTAAAACAATCAGAGTCTGGCTTCACCCCAAGGGTCTACGTGTGGTCTTTGGGAAGCGCCAACCCGGGTCTGGACACAGGGAGTCCGGTAGAGAGTGGGGCTTTCGGGAACCGGGGGTTGAATAATGTCATGGGTGTATTTTTGGCCAATCAGGGCACAGCAGAAAGCTCCTTGGTAGCggccaaaaagaaaaaaaggttgtCAGAGAGATCCACAAAGAGATGGACTCTAAACATCATGGATCGATGGAGGGAGAGCCGTGGGAGTttgggaaaaagagaaaaaaaggacaAAGGAATAACAGAAGGAAAAATACAT CAATTAGTTGCAGAGGCTGACATCACAGAATTGTCCAATGACAAGGGAGCTCAGTTATCCCAGGGGCCTATCAGAGAGGTCCAAGGTGAAGCTCCACCTACTGGTTCAGAGAGAGGGATCACAGAGGGTCACGTAAG ACCCTCCAGTGATTCTGACTTTGGCCTGGGCTCATTCAGCCTGCTGGACGAGATCCTCACAGGACAGGAGTGGGCCCAGTTCCTCAGTCCCACCCAGACAGATGTCCCAACCTATCAAAGACTcagtgagtttgaatctcaccGACTAGGGACCAACCAGACCATTCAAAGCCAGGATACTGACCAATCAAGTTTGAACCTGAGCAGAGAGAGCAAACCAGGAACTGCAAACCCCCAGGGGAACTTGGGGCCGATGGACCAGGTTCCCAACAGAGACACCGCACACATGTCGACTGATGTCAGTATGGACATTTCAGAACCAAGCCAAATCTTTAAACAGCACGGTGAAGTTGAAGTCATCCAATCAGAACCAATGGAACACAGCGATGTCCAATCGCAACTCAGCCGTGACGAGATGAGAACCAATCCAGTCCTTCGGACGGATTTGTTTGTTAACAAG CCAGGGGGCGATCCACACATCTCTTCACAGAGGAACCAAATCCCCCCGAACAGGAAGAGAGTGTACCTCTCGCAGGAAAGGGTAAccgagagggaaggaaagaaggaggaacagcgagacagagggagagaggacaggaacggAGAGAGCGTGAAAGAGGGCACGACAAGCCAAGCTCAGCAAGAAGTAGGATCGCGGGACGACCAAAGTGTCATCATGCCCCTTtatcccctctgtcctccctctctctctccttcctcctcctccccctctcctgctcggCGGTACCGCGGCATACTGAAACACTCGGGGTCTCGCGACTCCATGGAAACGGTGACCAAAAAG agACGATTAGACGATATACTTCATGTGAGGTTCGCAGAGGAGGTGGTCGCCATAGAACCCAGAGAACTCGTTCTGGAAGACCACGACCCggatgaggaagaagagagcGCCTGGACACAGGATGAGGAGtcagaggatgaagaagaggaggattctgggatgcaagaggaacaggaagttgtaCCTGTGCCTGCCCCGGCCCGCCCCTCTCTGTCAGCCTGGGTGTCAGCTCTGAAAATAAAAAAGTCTGGAAGAAAACCTAAACAATGA